A window of the Agrococcus jejuensis genome harbors these coding sequences:
- a CDS encoding Lrp/AsnC family transcriptional regulator has translation MADETTDTPLRSFAERIRPATPEVPLDAIDVQLLMELAKDARVPQRALADVLGMSSPAVADRIARLKAKGVIRGFSVDIDWEALGHSTVAYLSIKAAVGFDQSRVFETLMGLRGVEEINVVTGANDMVVKIRAHGFDDLRQILANDVWGIPGVQQTETSIVLVRAEPEGVDARMLQALLPSDD, from the coding sequence ATGGCCGACGAGACCACCGACACCCCGCTGCGCAGCTTCGCCGAGCGCATCCGCCCCGCGACGCCCGAGGTGCCGCTCGACGCGATCGACGTGCAGCTGCTCATGGAGCTCGCGAAGGATGCGCGCGTGCCGCAGCGCGCGCTCGCCGACGTGCTCGGCATGTCGTCGCCCGCCGTCGCCGACCGCATCGCGCGCCTCAAGGCCAAGGGCGTCATCCGCGGGTTCAGCGTCGACATCGACTGGGAGGCGCTCGGCCACTCGACCGTCGCCTACCTGTCGATCAAGGCGGCCGTCGGCTTCGACCAGAGCCGCGTCTTCGAGACGCTCATGGGCCTGCGCGGCGTCGAGGAGATCAACGTCGTCACGGGCGCGAACGACATGGTCGTGAAGATCCGCGCCCACGGCTTCGACGACCTGCGTCAGATCCTCGCGAACGACGTGTGGGGCATCCCCGGCGTGCAGCAGACCGAGACGTCGATCGTGCTCGTGCGCGCCGAGCCCGAGGGCGTCGACGCGCGCATGCTGCAGGCGCTGCTGCCGAGCGACGACTGA
- a CDS encoding MFS transporter has protein sequence MTITTGTRTGTAWQAAIVAASFAMLLAGTNAINPLLPVYRDLLGLDPLLISLTFVCYVSVLVVVLLVLARPTLTRFAAPLLVAALAVAIGSDVLLAIAQEWSVLAGRAVAGIAGGMGTGAAAALVVAAIGAPGRAISATGNLVGAVVGAGGSQLVVSFAEAGSPQIVALGHASILLVLLVAASIVLRVRRDANRAALVGIRGGTARIRIDRRVVRMLASGSVGWIGVSVGIVFGATIFAELEQPVARAFGPVLMLATSAAAQLSSPAIARRAPWASGLLVQAAGALSVAAGALWAATPVVLVGYALLGVGIGISYRAGLVALTRGATPAQQGALSSLYAAVTYAAAAVAVLLVGGIGNLTGVVPAAIGAFALVGVASLATAVVAPRLRDTAEPLRTP, from the coding sequence ATGACCATCACCACCGGCACGCGCACGGGCACCGCATGGCAGGCAGCGATCGTCGCCGCGTCGTTCGCGATGCTGCTCGCGGGCACCAACGCCATCAACCCGCTGCTGCCCGTCTACCGCGACCTGCTCGGCCTCGACCCGCTGCTCATCTCGCTGACCTTCGTCTGCTACGTCAGCGTGCTCGTCGTCGTGCTGCTCGTGCTCGCGCGCCCCACGCTCACGCGCTTCGCCGCTCCCCTGCTCGTCGCCGCCCTCGCCGTCGCGATCGGCTCCGACGTGCTGCTCGCGATCGCGCAGGAGTGGTCGGTGCTCGCCGGCCGAGCCGTCGCGGGCATCGCCGGCGGCATGGGCACGGGCGCGGCCGCCGCGCTCGTCGTCGCCGCGATCGGCGCTCCCGGCCGCGCGATCTCGGCGACCGGCAACCTCGTCGGCGCGGTCGTGGGCGCGGGCGGCTCGCAGCTCGTCGTGTCGTTCGCCGAGGCCGGCTCGCCGCAGATCGTGGCGCTCGGCCACGCGAGCATCCTGCTCGTGCTGCTCGTCGCCGCGTCGATCGTGCTGCGCGTGCGGCGCGACGCGAACCGCGCGGCGCTCGTGGGCATCCGCGGCGGGACGGCGCGCATCCGCATCGACCGCCGCGTCGTGCGGATGCTCGCGAGCGGCTCGGTCGGATGGATCGGCGTGAGCGTGGGCATCGTGTTCGGCGCGACGATCTTCGCCGAGCTCGAGCAGCCCGTCGCCCGCGCGTTCGGTCCCGTGCTCATGCTCGCGACGAGCGCCGCCGCGCAGCTGTCGAGTCCCGCGATCGCGCGCCGGGCGCCGTGGGCGTCGGGCCTGCTCGTGCAGGCGGCCGGCGCGCTGAGCGTCGCCGCCGGCGCGCTGTGGGCGGCGACGCCCGTCGTGCTCGTGGGCTACGCGCTGCTGGGCGTCGGCATCGGCATCTCGTACCGCGCGGGCCTCGTGGCGCTCACGCGCGGCGCGACGCCGGCGCAGCAGGGCGCGCTCTCGTCGCTCTACGCCGCCGTCACGTACGCCGCCGCGGCCGTCGCCGTGCTGCTCGTCGGCGGCATCGGCAACCTCACGGGCGTCGTGCCCGCCGCGATCGGTGCCTTCGCGCTCGTGGGCGTCGCGAGCCTCGCCACCGCGGTCGTCGCACCGCGCCTGCGCGACACCGCCGAGCCGCTCCGCACACCCTGA
- a CDS encoding aminotransferase-like domain-containing protein, protein MDRVRPSAIRELLKHGADPALISFGGGYPDQRLFPLDDLRSVFDALLQPEQAASLQYTTSDGLPALREAIAERMTAQGTPMVADDVLILSGGQQGLDLVAKMLVDPGDTVIVEDPTFLGALIAFAPLEPTYATVRLDEHGMDTDHLAEVLAANPGVRMLYTVPDFHNPTGVTMSLERRRRLIELANEHGLVVLEDSPYRELRFDGEPVPTLKSLDTEGRVIHLSSFSKILAPGMRLGWLAASPELRERLGLLKLAADTQSGTLAMHAAASFIAGFDLDAHVERLRVAYGAKRDLMLATIDEAFPASVGRTTPEGGLFTWLTFPEGFDSARFMAEVALPEAKVAYVPGTTFFADGGHPNHARVNFSNVSDDDIVAGITRLGHHLRRELA, encoded by the coding sequence ATGGATCGCGTGCGGCCGTCCGCCATCCGCGAGCTGCTCAAGCACGGCGCCGACCCCGCGCTCATCTCGTTCGGCGGCGGCTACCCCGACCAGCGGCTCTTCCCGCTCGACGACCTGCGCAGCGTCTTCGACGCGCTGCTGCAGCCCGAGCAGGCGGCGTCGCTGCAGTACACGACCTCCGACGGCCTGCCCGCGCTGCGCGAGGCGATCGCCGAGCGCATGACGGCGCAGGGCACGCCCATGGTCGCCGACGACGTGCTCATCCTCTCGGGCGGGCAGCAGGGCCTCGACCTCGTCGCCAAGATGCTCGTCGACCCGGGCGACACCGTGATCGTCGAGGACCCCACGTTCCTCGGCGCCCTCATCGCCTTCGCACCGCTCGAGCCGACGTACGCGACCGTGCGCCTCGACGAGCACGGCATGGACACCGACCACCTCGCCGAGGTGCTGGCCGCCAACCCCGGCGTGCGGATGCTCTACACGGTGCCCGACTTCCACAACCCCACGGGCGTCACCATGAGCCTCGAGCGCCGCCGCCGGCTCATCGAGCTCGCCAACGAGCACGGCCTCGTCGTGCTCGAGGACAGCCCCTACCGCGAGCTGCGCTTCGACGGCGAGCCCGTGCCCACGCTCAAGAGCCTCGACACCGAGGGCCGCGTCATCCACCTCTCGTCGTTCTCGAAGATCCTCGCCCCCGGCATGCGCCTGGGCTGGCTCGCCGCATCCCCCGAGCTGCGCGAGCGCCTCGGCCTGCTGAAGCTCGCCGCCGACACGCAGTCGGGCACGCTCGCGATGCACGCCGCCGCGTCGTTCATCGCCGGCTTCGACCTCGACGCGCACGTCGAGCGCCTGCGCGTCGCGTACGGCGCGAAGCGCGACCTCATGCTGGCGACGATCGACGAGGCGTTCCCCGCCTCCGTCGGCCGCACGACCCCCGAGGGCGGCCTCTTCACGTGGCTCACCTTCCCCGAGGGGTTCGACTCCGCGCGCTTCATGGCCGAGGTCGCGCTGCCCGAGGCGAAGGTCGCGTACGTGCCCGGCACGACGTTCTTCGCCGACGGCGGGCACCCGAACCACGCCCGCGTGAACTTCTCCAACGTGTCCGACGACGACATCGTCGCCGGCATCACCCGCCTCGGCCACCACCTGCGCAGGGAGCTCGCATGA
- a CDS encoding amidohydrolase family protein gives MTAVHPDIAAAIEALPLVDHHVHSLLTDPLDESDLLDALTEADHHWSRETALDTQIGFAVRRHCAPVLGLEPFADTETYLAARRELGFDEATARLLRASGISHYLIDGGYMPEQLLPEQRMATLGAADWAPIVRLETTAEAVMAEATSGADFLSSLHEVLDREAERALGWKTVAAYRCGLDLDGAKPTEAEVLAAAEAWFALGSPGAPSRLEDRTIVRHLIWWALERGDTVQVHAGFGGTNLRLDGADPAGMQALCAATEHTGGRIVFLHCYPYARQAGYLAHLYPHVYLDAGLSINYLGANADVVVRETLDLAPFGKVLFSSDAWGLPELVLLGARLWRDSMARILSEYVEVHGWPVPEAIRIAELVAWRTAETVYSRSFAPAAVAAEAA, from the coding sequence ATGACCGCCGTCCACCCCGACATCGCCGCCGCCATCGAGGCGCTGCCGCTCGTCGACCACCACGTGCACTCGCTGCTCACCGACCCGCTCGACGAGTCCGACCTGCTCGACGCCCTCACGGAGGCCGACCACCACTGGTCGCGCGAGACCGCGCTCGACACGCAGATCGGATTCGCCGTGCGCCGCCACTGCGCACCCGTGCTCGGCCTCGAGCCGTTCGCCGACACCGAGACGTACCTGGCAGCCCGCCGCGAGCTCGGCTTCGACGAGGCGACCGCGCGGCTGCTGCGCGCATCCGGCATCTCGCACTACCTGATCGACGGCGGCTACATGCCCGAACAGCTGCTTCCCGAGCAGCGGATGGCGACGCTCGGCGCCGCCGACTGGGCACCGATCGTGCGGCTCGAGACGACCGCCGAGGCCGTCATGGCCGAGGCCACCTCGGGCGCCGACTTCCTCTCGTCGCTGCACGAGGTGCTCGACCGCGAGGCCGAGCGCGCGCTCGGCTGGAAGACCGTCGCCGCCTACCGCTGCGGCCTCGACCTCGACGGCGCCAAGCCCACCGAGGCCGAGGTGCTCGCCGCCGCCGAGGCGTGGTTCGCGCTCGGCTCGCCCGGCGCCCCGTCGCGGCTCGAGGACCGCACGATCGTGCGCCACCTCATCTGGTGGGCGCTCGAGCGCGGCGACACCGTGCAGGTGCACGCCGGCTTCGGCGGCACGAACCTGCGCCTCGACGGCGCCGACCCCGCCGGCATGCAGGCGCTGTGCGCCGCGACCGAGCACACGGGCGGCCGCATCGTCTTCCTGCACTGCTACCCCTATGCGCGCCAGGCGGGCTACCTCGCCCACCTCTACCCGCACGTCTACCTCGACGCCGGCCTCTCGATCAACTACCTCGGTGCGAACGCCGACGTCGTCGTGCGCGAGACGCTCGACCTCGCGCCGTTCGGCAAGGTGCTGTTCTCGTCGGATGCGTGGGGCCTGCCCGAGCTCGTGCTGCTCGGCGCCCGCCTGTGGCGCGACTCGATGGCGCGCATCCTCTCGGAGTACGTCGAGGTGCACGGCTGGCCGGTCCCCGAGGCGATCCGCATCGCCGAGCTCGTCGCGTGGCGCACGGCCGAGACCGTGTACTCGCGGTCGTTCGCGCCGGCTGCGGTCGCCGCCGAGGCAGCGTGA
- a CDS encoding ABC transporter substrate-binding protein codes for MKIMHSTLGKTTLGVIAAGALAFSLAACSTPAAEEPAETSASESTDATPEPIAVIDELGGVDTQVTLDQGFLDAITGLGLTPGVIGGATLTDGVLAFPITGGNVEYWDPEEDYRPYVQGSIEHDGSGISLTAGDITVELTDFRIDPGTSELFGTVTANGEEVGQDILIFELNGSTLNPLQEGPNGEAILEGTEVYVSEDAAGLLNDTFGTDAVVGGREVGLLVGVAQITAVPAE; via the coding sequence ATGAAGATCATGCACAGCACACTCGGCAAGACCACCCTGGGCGTGATCGCTGCAGGCGCTCTCGCCTTCTCCCTCGCGGCCTGCTCGACGCCGGCCGCAGAGGAGCCGGCCGAGACGAGCGCCTCGGAGAGCACGGACGCCACGCCCGAGCCCATCGCGGTCATCGACGAGCTCGGCGGCGTCGACACCCAGGTCACCCTCGATCAGGGCTTCCTCGACGCCATCACGGGCCTCGGCCTCACGCCGGGCGTCATCGGTGGCGCCACCCTGACGGACGGCGTGCTCGCCTTCCCGATCACGGGCGGCAACGTCGAGTACTGGGACCCGGAGGAGGACTACCGCCCCTACGTCCAGGGCTCGATCGAGCACGACGGCTCGGGCATCTCCCTGACGGCCGGTGACATCACGGTCGAGCTGACCGACTTCCGCATCGACCCGGGCACGTCGGAGCTCTTCGGCACCGTCACGGCCAACGGCGAGGAGGTGGGTCAGGACATCCTGATCTTCGAGCTCAACGGCTCGACGCTCAACCCGCTGCAGGAGGGCCCGAACGGCGAGGCCATCCTCGAGGGCACCGAGGTCTACGTCTCCGAGGACGCAGCCGGCCTGCTGAACGACACGTTCGGCACCGACGCGGTCGTCGGTGGCCGCGAGGTCGGCCTGCTGGTCGGCGTCGCGCAGATCACGGCGGTCCCCGCCGAGTAG